Proteins encoded together in one Miscanthus floridulus cultivar M001 chromosome 16, ASM1932011v1, whole genome shotgun sequence window:
- the LOC136511681 gene encoding putative disease resistance RPP13-like protein 1, whose product MAEAVVGWLVCPIIKIVVEKAASDRIKWMGDGVSKALERLRNTLLHLQTVASAVHLRGSTDRCRHLRAWLQQLMDAVYEAQDVLDDFDDSVPHPESSVVRFGKRILGADERVNRLKDVVEKLEAIHAGSSMLLSATETIASASVSRQPSGSNHTGPMRPDEDAVVGREKELQEMVSWLVDTPDADAKPVSVPIAAIWGHGGMGKTTLAQLLFKDQKVTSAFDLMIWVRPDAKDNEFELARQILQSANVDVPDSIKSFHRLQTDLQEKVSSRKFLLVIDDVWNREDMDMKGIGYREMWAKVLAPLRHGESTGSKIVVTTRQKIVVTALEAREFYLGDLPDNDIWSLFTRYAFGDDNIDEWSPELQGIGRKIAEKLRGSPLLAKAVGQMLGSNRREDYWRNVLEKDGFDDISKTLELCYQNLPEHLQPCFAICSLFPKNWRFKRDKLVKIWMALDFIQPTSGKAQLEDVGSKYFDQLVERSFFHRQKLGRRRYYYIHDLMHDLAEKISRFDCERVEDAKKEIPKTIRHLSVSGDSDTVAQLKSRCDLKRLRTLLILKNPSSSLDQLPADFFTELKGLRVLSLEGCNIIRLSERIGNLKYLRYLALCKSTTKLPQALTKLYRLQTFSSPKGSGLEVPEDIVNLTRLRHLDMDTSKITGIGKLVHLQGSVEFHVKNEKGHTLGDLDGMSSLRKELHIKNLDVVTKQEEACKAGLNRKENVKVLELEWNSTGKSVPSVEAEVLDGLEPHQYVKRLIIRRYHGNRSPNWLSTSLKESNFYFKYLHLINCRKWEVLPPLGQLPCLKVLHLKEMCSVKKIGHEFYGTNPIAFPYLEELEFDDMPQWVEWTQAEKSTDMFPKLRKLKLLNCPELIKVPQLPLFVRKVSVKNTGFVSQLKLSSSSSPSKARKFALDTCSATVLTNGLMHKQQLESIAILTLRNCQDVKFEELHVLTSLKRLQISHSSINDEQLCTCLRGLQALTWLEISNCNNITCLPQMESSDCLTKLHELHIQQCSEFSSLHSMPSFAALESVLIENCSKITVKSFPTNFNSNTTLRKLSIMNCAELESLPSGFPSSLQVLHLIGCKPNLMNQLQLKDGPEWDKLASIPIKQIR is encoded by the coding sequence ATGGCGGAGGCGGTGGTCGGCTGGCTGGTGTGCCCGATCATCAAGATCGTCGTCGAAAAGGCCGCCTCCGACAGGATCAAGTGGATGGGCGACGGCGTCTCCAAGGCGCTAGAGCGCCTCCGGAACACGCTGCTCCATCTCCAGACCGTGGCGAGCGCCGTCCACCTGCGGGGCTCCACGGACAGGTGCCGGCACCTCCGTGCGTGGCTGCAGCAGCTCATGGACGCCGTGTACGAAGCCCAAGACGTCCTCGACGACTTCGACGACTCGGTCCCACACCCTGAATCCTCCGTCGTCAGGTTCGGCAAGCGGATCTTGGGCGCCGACGAGCGCGTCAACAGGCTCAAGGACGTCGTCGAGAAGCTGGAGGCCATCCACGCTGGCTCTTCGATGCTGCTGTCAGCCACGGAGACCATCGCGTCGGCGTCAGTGTCGCGCCAACCGAGCGGCAGCAACCACACGGGCCCTATGCGCCCGGACGAGGACGCCGTGGTCGGGCGCGAGAAGGAGCTGCAAGAGATGGTGTCCTGGCTCGTCGACACGCCCGACGCCGACGCCAAGCCCGTGTCCGTCCCCATCGCCGCGATCTGGGGCCATGGCGGGATGGGGAAGACCACGCTGGCGCAGCTCCTGTTCAAGGATCAGAAGGTAACCTCCGCCTTCGACCTCATGATCTGGGTCCGGCCTGACGCCAAGGACAACGAGTTTGAGCTCGCCAGGCAAATCCTGCAGTCCGCCAATGTCGACGTGCCAGACAGTATAAAGAGCTTCCACAGGCTACAAACTGACCTCCAGGAGAAAGTCTCGTCGCGCAAGTTCCTGCTGGTGATCGACGATGTCTGGAACAGGGAGGACATGGACATGAAGGGGATTGGCTACCGTGAGATGTGGGCTAAGGTGCTGGCACCCCTCAGGCACGGGGAGTCAACGGGGAGCAAGATTGTGGTCACCACAAGGCAAAAGATAGTGGTGACAGCGCTTGAAGCACGCGAGTTCTACTTGGGTGACTTGCCGGACAATGATATCTGGTCTCTGTTCACAAGGTATGCCTTTGGTGACGACAACATTGATGAGTGGTCTCCCGAGCTGCAAGGCATTGGGAGGAAAATCGCTGAAAAGCTCAGGGGCTCACCATTGTTGGCGAAGGCCGTCGGACAGATGCTGGGAAGCAACCGCAGGGAAGACTATTGGAGGAACGTGCTTGAGAAGGATGGCTTCGATGATATTTCCAAAACATTAGAGTTGTGCTACCAGAATTTACCAGAGCACCTGCAACCATGCTTTGCAATCTGTAGCTTGTTCCCGAAGAACTGGAGGTTCAAGCGCGATAAGCTGGTGAAGATTTGGATGGCCCTTGATTTCATCCAGCCAACTAGTGGGAAGGCCCAATTGGAGGATGTGGGAAGCAAGTACTTTGATCAGCTTGTGGAGAGGTCATTTTTCCATAGGCAAAAGCTGGGGCGTCGGAGGTACTATTACATCCACGACCTGATGCATGATTTGGCCGAGAAGATTTCTCGATTCGATTGCGAGAGAGTTGAAGATGCAAAGAAAGAGATCCCCAAGACAATCCGGCACTTATCTGTGTCCGGTGATAGTGATACGGTGGCGCAGCTCAAGAGCCGATGTGACCTGAAAAGATTGCGCACACTACTGATTCTCAAGAACCCTTCCTCTTCGTTGGATCAACTGCCAGCAGATTTTTTCACAGAGCTGAAAGGCCTTCGAGTTCTTAGTTTGGAAGGCTGCAATATCATTCGTCTATCAGAGAGGATTGGAAACCTTAAATACCTCAGATACCTGGCACTTTGCAAATCAACCACCAAGCTTCCACAAGCACTGACAAAGCTCTATCGTCTTCAAACCTTTAGTAGTCCTAAGGGATCTGGCCTTGAGGTCCCGGAAGATATTGTAAACCTGACACGTCTGCGACATTTGGACATGGATACATCCAAAATCACTGGCATTGGGAAACTGGTTCACCTGCAGGGATCAGTTGAGTTCCatgttaaaaatgaaaagggcCATACTTTAGGAGACTTGGATGGTATGAGCAGTCTGCGTAAAGAGCTTCATATAAAGAACCTTGATGTTGTAACAAAGCAAGAAGAAGCCTGCAAGGCTGGATTAAACAGGAAGGAGAATGTTAAGGTACTGGAATTAGAATGGAACTCGACTGGTAAGAGTGTTCCCTCTGTTGAGGCTGAAGTTTTGGATGGTCTTGAGCCGCACCAATATGTTAAAAGGCTTATAATTAGAAGATATCATGGTAATAGATCACCAAACTGGCTGAGCACAAGCTTGAAGGAGAGCAACTTCTACTTCAAATACCTGCATTTGATCAACTGTAGAAAATGGGAGGTCCTGCCTCCTCTCGGGCAGCTTCCATGTCTCAAGGTTTTGCATTTGAAAGAAATGTGCTCAGTGAAAAAAATCGGCCATGAATTTTATGGAACCAATCCAATTGCATTTCCATATTTGGAGGAACTTGAATTTGATGATATGCCTCAGTGGGTTGAGTGGACCCAAGCAGAGAAGAGCACTGATATGTTTCCTAAACTCCGCAAGTTGAAGCTTTTGAACTGTCCTGAGTTGATTAAGGTGCCTCAGCTCCCTCTATTTGTGCGGAAGGTCTCAGTAAAAAATACAGGATTTGTTTCACAACTAAAACTATCCTCCTCTTCCTCGCCATCAAAAGCGCGCAAGTTTGCATTAGACACATGCTCTGCCACTGTCCTTACAAATGGCTTAATGCACAAGCAACAACTGGAATCAATTGCTATTTTGACTCTGAGGAACTGTCAAGATGTAAAGTTTGAAGAGCTTCATGTGTTGACTTCCTTAAAGAGGTTGCAAATATCTCATTCAAGCATAAATGATGAGCAGCTATGCACTTGTTTGAGGGGTTTACAAGCGCTTACCTGGCTGGAGATATCTAATTGCAACAACATCACATGCCTTCCACAGATGGAAAGTTCAGACTGCTTAACAAAACTTCATGAGCTACACATTCAGCAGTGCTCTGAATTTTCCTCTCTACACTCTATGCCAAGTTTTGCGGCACTAGAAAGTGTATTGATTGAAAATTGCTCCAAGATCACTGTGAAATCTTTCCCTACCAACTTCAACAGTAACACCACTCTGAGAAAACTGAGCATAATGAATTGTGCTGAGTTGGAGTCGTTGCCAAGTGGCTTCCCATCTTCTCTGCAAGTTCTTCATTTAATTGGGTGCAAACCAAATTTGATGAACCAACTACAACTCAAGGATGGACCAGAATGGGATAAATTAGCTAGTATTCCCATAAAACAAATCCGTTGA